The following are encoded in a window of Caretta caretta isolate rCarCar2 chromosome 19, rCarCar1.hap1, whole genome shotgun sequence genomic DNA:
- the LOC125624581 gene encoding regulator of G-protein signaling rgs-2, translated as MESSPPEKGRRLSETWHSRCCCCGPKLCCFCWCCCSSCLRSRTVRRRQRDRFGHKTSSVSQLEIPPPFEERLTVEEAASWKRSFDCVLASPAGRSVFMEFLRTEHSDENMAFWLACEELKREQSQEQVCEKAKKIYLDYISILSPREVSIDASVRESINRSLARPSAQMCNEAQGQIYTLMHRDSYPRFLNSPLYKSLEQRLAVLACDT; from the exons ATGGAGTCCAGCCCACCGGAAAAAGGCAGGCGGCTCTCCGAGACCTGGCACTCGCGGTGCTGCTGCTGTGGCcccaaactctgctgcttctgctggtgctgctgcagcagctgcttaaG GAGTCGGACGGTGAGAAGGAGACAAAGAGACCGGTTCGGGCACAAGACATCCAGTGTCTCCCAGCTGGAGATCCCCCCACCCTTCGAAGAAAG GCTCACTGTAGAAGAAGCGGCCTCCTGGAAGCGCTCATTTGATTGCGTGCTGGCGAGCCCGGCTGGCCGGAGCGTCTTCATGGAGTTCCTGCGGACGGAGCACAGCGACGAGAACATGGCCTTCTGGCTGGCCTGCGAGGAGCTCAagagggagcagagccaggagcaggtcTGCGAGAAAGCCAAGAAGATCTACCTGGATTACATCTCTATCCTGTCCCCAAGGGAG GTCAGCATCGATGCGAGTGTGCGCGAGTCAATCAACAGGTCCCTGGCAAGGCCCAGCGCGCAGATGTGCAATGAGGCCCAGGGGCAAATCTACACTCTCATGCACCGAGACTCCTACCCCCGGTTCCTGAACTCACCACTGTACAAGTCACTGGAGCAGAGACTGGCTGTGCTGGCATGTGACACCTAG